From the Priestia koreensis genome, one window contains:
- a CDS encoding DUF1648 domain-containing protein produces the protein MFNETRPVLHIPRTPVEYVLTIVSFVLLLTMIVYISIQWPVLPDRIPTHFNFQGEADGWGGKGTVWTLPGIGSVLLIGLTITDRFPHAYNYLVPITEATAKAQYQNARLMMVVIKFEIIGLFAYFSWQSIQLAFGRNVGLGSWELPLVLVIIFGTCILFVVRSFRMNKRSQHE, from the coding sequence ATGTTTAACGAAACTCGTCCAGTTTTACACATTCCAAGAACGCCCGTGGAATATGTTTTGACCATTGTGTCATTCGTGCTGTTGCTTACAATGATTGTATACATTAGCATTCAATGGCCTGTACTTCCTGATCGCATTCCGACCCACTTTAATTTTCAAGGAGAAGCAGACGGATGGGGTGGAAAGGGCACGGTGTGGACGTTACCTGGGATTGGAAGCGTCCTTTTAATCGGTTTAACCATTACAGATCGCTTTCCTCACGCGTATAACTATCTTGTTCCAATTACAGAGGCCACGGCAAAAGCGCAGTATCAAAATGCCCGACTAATGATGGTGGTGATCAAATTTGAAATCATCGGTCTGTTTGCTTACTTTAGCTGGCAAAGCATTCAGCTTGCGTTTGGACGAAATGTAGGACTCGGCAGTTGGGAACTACCACTTGTTCTTGTAATAATTTTTGGTACGTGTATTCTTTTTGTCGTTCGTTCATTTCGAATGAATAAGAGAAGTCAGCATGAGTAG
- a CDS encoding APC family permease — translation MGGKFKKTISLLDLTLIGLGAIFGSAWLFAVSNVASQAGPAGSFSWIIGGVIILLIGLVYAELGAALPRTGGIIRYPVYSHGPLVGYMISFITIVAYTSLISIEVTAVRQYVDYWAGGVLTKANSDSPTILGWLLQFVLLVAFFLLNYWSVKAFAKSNIIISIFKYVVPVTIIVVLAFHFKSGNFTVQGFAPFGFDGIQGAISTGGVMFAYLGLHPIVSVASEVKNPQRNIPIALVLCIILAAVIYTALQVLFIGAIPTDMISSGGWTSIQDKFSLPFKDIAVVLGLGWVASLVVFDAILSPGGNGNIFMNTTARLVYAWSRNGTLFKTFSKVDKATGIPRSSLWLSLGLSIFWTLPFPSWNALVNVCSVALILSYAIAPVSAATFSVNAKGLEKPFKLKGMNIIAPISFIFASFIVYWSGWKTISWLLGSQLIMFVVYLIFAKYVPTDKVKLPQQLKSSWWLVGYYIVMLIISYIGSFGGGKGLIDTPVDLIIIAIVSLAIFFWAKYSGLPKAMIDNDDESPEEHAEHEKAEEKPAH, via the coding sequence ATGGGTGGAAAATTTAAAAAGACGATATCATTATTAGATCTTACCCTTATAGGTCTTGGGGCAATCTTTGGATCTGCATGGCTGTTCGCTGTCAGTAACGTAGCGTCACAGGCAGGTCCAGCAGGGAGCTTCTCATGGATCATTGGTGGGGTCATTATCCTACTAATCGGTCTCGTATACGCTGAGCTTGGGGCGGCACTACCACGAACAGGTGGAATTATCCGCTATCCCGTTTATTCACACGGACCGCTAGTCGGCTATATGATTTCTTTTATTACGATCGTGGCTTACACAAGCTTAATCTCAATCGAGGTAACGGCTGTACGTCAGTACGTAGACTACTGGGCAGGCGGTGTCCTGACAAAGGCTAACTCAGACTCGCCTACCATTCTAGGATGGCTTCTACAATTTGTTTTATTAGTAGCCTTTTTCTTACTGAACTACTGGAGTGTAAAAGCATTCGCAAAATCTAATATCATTATCTCGATTTTTAAATACGTTGTTCCAGTAACAATCATTGTTGTACTAGCTTTCCACTTCAAATCAGGAAACTTTACAGTGCAAGGATTTGCACCATTTGGATTTGATGGAATACAAGGTGCAATTTCAACAGGCGGAGTCATGTTCGCATATTTAGGTCTACACCCGATCGTTTCGGTCGCGAGTGAGGTTAAAAATCCACAGCGAAACATTCCAATCGCACTAGTGCTTTGTATTATTCTTGCAGCCGTTATTTACACAGCTCTTCAAGTCTTATTTATCGGCGCGATTCCGACAGATATGATTTCAAGCGGTGGATGGACATCTATTCAAGACAAGTTCTCTCTTCCGTTTAAAGACATCGCGGTTGTTTTAGGATTAGGCTGGGTTGCGTCACTTGTTGTGTTTGATGCGATCTTATCACCAGGTGGTAACGGAAATATCTTCATGAATACAACAGCTCGTCTTGTGTATGCATGGTCTCGAAACGGCACGTTATTCAAAACGTTTTCTAAAGTTGATAAAGCAACAGGTATTCCACGTTCGTCACTGTGGTTGTCACTTGGTTTATCTATTTTCTGGACACTGCCATTCCCTTCTTGGAATGCACTAGTTAACGTATGTTCTGTAGCATTAATTCTTTCTTATGCGATTGCTCCTGTTTCGGCAGCAACATTCTCTGTTAATGCCAAAGGATTAGAGAAGCCATTTAAATTAAAAGGCATGAACATCATTGCCCCTATTTCATTTATTTTTGCTTCATTTATCGTATATTGGTCTGGATGGAAAACAATTTCTTGGTTACTTGGATCTCAGCTGATCATGTTTGTTGTTTACTTAATCTTTGCGAAATACGTTCCAACAGACAAAGTAAAATTACCGCAACAGCTTAAATCTTCTTGGTGGCTTGTTGGGTACTACATCGTAATGCTGATCATTTCGTACATCGGTTCATTCGGTGGAGGTAAAGGTCTCATCGATACACCAGTTGATTTAATCATTATTGCCATTGTTTCCCTCGCTATTTTCTTCTGGGCGAAGTATAGTGGGTTACCAAAAGCAATGATTGATAACGATGATGAATCACCTGAAGAACACGCTGAGCATGAAAAAGCAGAAGAAAAACCTGCGCACTAA
- a CDS encoding cobalamin B12-binding domain-containing protein — MTARVKEFVDCLLAGDQDCAWEIVLEEIQQGKSSLETYETLITKAMQITGDLWENNVISVADEHVATTTCDYILSRYRFHKKIQGNTSEETPKAMFLCLEQEEHFIGLKMVSQLFEEYGWNTRFLGANLPIRYAEEMAKEWKPDIVGLSVTIPYHVERLSEYVKTLDQLENRPVVMVGGRLLPLLDFTSHCSEETLLIPNLHELNSWLNSYKSGVEMNVDA, encoded by the coding sequence ATGACAGCAAGAGTAAAAGAATTTGTTGATTGCCTACTTGCTGGCGATCAAGACTGTGCATGGGAAATTGTCCTAGAGGAAATTCAACAGGGCAAAAGCAGCTTAGAAACTTACGAAACATTAATCACCAAGGCCATGCAGATAACAGGTGACTTATGGGAAAACAATGTGATTTCTGTAGCGGACGAGCATGTAGCCACTACAACTTGTGATTATATATTATCTCGTTATCGATTTCATAAAAAGATTCAAGGTAACACATCGGAAGAGACCCCAAAAGCGATGTTTCTCTGTTTGGAGCAAGAGGAGCATTTTATCGGTTTAAAAATGGTATCACAGCTGTTTGAAGAATACGGTTGGAACACACGATTTTTGGGCGCAAATCTTCCTATACGCTATGCGGAAGAAATGGCGAAAGAATGGAAACCAGACATTGTAGGGCTGTCGGTCACAATTCCTTACCATGTCGAAAGGCTTTCTGAATACGTGAAGACGTTGGATCAATTAGAGAACAGACCAGTTGTAATGGTAGGCGGACGATTACTGCCATTGTTAGATTTTACCTCCCATTGTTCTGAGGAAACGTTATTAATTCCCAACCTTCACGAATTAAATAGCTGGCTAAACAGCTATAAATCGGGAGTGGAAATGAATGTCGATGCTTGA
- a CDS encoding STAS domain-containing protein — translation MSMLEYVPVPYFLVDTDFNILEWSVQSGHVFQPAANFLDLVDTFSKDKAKKFLATRASDSAELSVDQPHEKHTLIQHRGQAIQKVEIVLKTNSSPYSLFECHIQWDNDIGHLVCIQQDERIQELTTLVQRHRKRLAETDFELLQQKEQLEDSLKRIKQLSASFIKLSPSVGLVPLFGDLDRQLVDENTRALQECVYDGHYTTLLFDFGGLAELTSEGIHAFAEFMKSFYLMGVTCYVIGMRPPHTQSLRNRSFGEQIIYMNNLSEIIHVGKHVS, via the coding sequence ATGTCGATGCTTGAATATGTTCCTGTTCCTTACTTTCTTGTAGACACTGATTTTAATATTCTAGAATGGTCTGTACAATCTGGACACGTATTTCAACCAGCCGCCAATTTCTTAGATTTGGTCGACACATTCAGTAAAGACAAAGCGAAAAAATTTCTTGCGACACGCGCGTCAGATTCGGCGGAATTATCTGTTGATCAACCACATGAGAAGCATACGCTGATTCAACATCGTGGACAAGCAATTCAAAAAGTAGAAATTGTATTGAAAACGAACAGCTCTCCATATTCCTTATTTGAATGCCATATTCAATGGGATAATGATATTGGACACTTAGTGTGCATCCAGCAAGATGAGCGAATTCAAGAATTAACAACCCTTGTACAACGTCACAGGAAACGTTTAGCGGAAACGGACTTTGAATTGCTTCAGCAGAAAGAACAGCTAGAAGACTCGTTAAAGCGTATTAAACAGCTGTCAGCGTCGTTCATCAAGCTGTCACCAAGCGTAGGTCTTGTACCTCTGTTCGGTGATCTTGATCGCCAGCTAGTGGATGAAAACACGCGCGCACTGCAAGAATGTGTGTACGATGGACATTATACAACCCTTCTGTTTGATTTTGGAGGACTAGCGGAATTAACATCCGAAGGAATTCATGCATTTGCTGAGTTTATGAAATCCTTCTACTTAATGGGTGTCACATGTTATGTGATTGGTATGAGACCGCCTCATACGCAATCATTGCGCAACCGTTCGTTCGGAGAGCAGATCATTTATATGAACAACTTAAGTGAAATTATTCATGTCGGAAAGCATGTAAGCTAA
- a CDS encoding PhzF family phenazine biosynthesis protein, translating to MKEITVYHYEAFSDVPHKGNPAGVVFGGESLTDEDMQRIARQVGFNETSFPVPSAVADVRIRYFTPGHEMDLCGHATVATIFALRTHGLLPAKEAYTIETKAGILPVRVTEVDNRLYITLQQATPQFRHFHGDRGALALAMNLTEDDLDLTLPIMYGSTGIWTLLVPIKTLASFSQMKPYNDRFPSILKEMPNASLHPFCLETVNGDAHMHARHFSSPFSGTTEDPVTGTASGVMGAYYQRYIQQTEDAVQLVIEQGSEMNRDGRVHISISPHQEVEMSGNAVFVKKWTISL from the coding sequence ATGAAAGAAATAACCGTTTATCACTATGAGGCATTTAGTGACGTTCCCCATAAAGGAAACCCTGCTGGCGTTGTTTTCGGCGGAGAGTCATTAACAGATGAAGATATGCAGCGTATTGCGCGACAAGTGGGATTCAACGAAACGTCGTTCCCTGTCCCTTCTGCTGTCGCTGACGTTCGCATCCGCTATTTTACCCCTGGACACGAAATGGATTTGTGTGGCCATGCGACGGTTGCCACCATTTTTGCTCTTCGCACACATGGTCTTCTTCCTGCGAAAGAAGCATACACGATCGAGACGAAAGCTGGAATTCTCCCCGTTCGTGTGACTGAAGTCGATAATCGGCTGTACATAACGCTTCAACAAGCAACACCGCAATTTCGCCATTTTCACGGTGATCGAGGTGCCTTAGCATTAGCGATGAACCTAACGGAAGATGATCTTGACCTCACTCTTCCTATTATGTACGGAAGCACAGGCATTTGGACACTATTAGTTCCCATTAAAACGCTAGCATCCTTTTCACAAATGAAGCCATACAATGACCGCTTTCCTTCTATATTAAAAGAAATGCCAAACGCATCTCTTCATCCTTTTTGTTTGGAAACAGTGAATGGAGATGCGCATATGCATGCGAGACACTTTTCTTCTCCCTTTTCTGGCACGACTGAAGACCCTGTAACAGGGACCGCATCAGGCGTGATGGGTGCGTATTATCAGCGATATATTCAACAAACAGAAGATGCCGTTCAGCTCGTGATCGAACAAGGGTCAGAAATGAATCGAGACGGACGTGTTCATATTTCGATTAGTCCTCACCAAGAAGTTGAAATGAGTGGCAACGCTGTATTTGTGAAGAAATGGACCATTTCTCTTTAA
- a CDS encoding SDR family oxidoreductase — translation MKVLVVGANGQIGQHLVHLLKDSSAHTVRALVRKEEQANILEKSGIEAVVASLEGTVEEIAEAAKGCDAIVFTAGSGGSTGSDKTLLVDLDGAVKTIEAAEQAGIKRFVMVSALQAHNRTNWNESLKPYYVAKHYADRLLETSGLTYTIVRPGGLLNEPGTGKVRIAEDLERGSIPRADVAQTVLMSLAADRTFNRSFDLVAGDTMIAEALQSL, via the coding sequence ATGAAAGTATTGGTTGTAGGAGCAAATGGACAAATTGGGCAGCATCTTGTTCATTTATTGAAAGATAGCAGCGCTCATACGGTACGTGCTCTCGTACGTAAAGAAGAGCAGGCAAACATCTTAGAAAAGTCAGGGATCGAAGCAGTTGTTGCAAGTCTAGAAGGAACGGTAGAAGAAATCGCAGAGGCAGCAAAGGGCTGTGATGCCATTGTCTTCACGGCGGGTTCAGGCGGAAGCACAGGGTCCGACAAAACGCTATTAGTTGATTTAGATGGAGCGGTTAAAACGATCGAGGCAGCCGAGCAGGCCGGTATTAAACGATTTGTAATGGTTAGTGCCCTTCAGGCCCATAACCGTACCAATTGGAATGAAAGCTTAAAACCTTACTATGTTGCCAAACATTATGCAGATCGTCTTTTAGAAACAAGCGGACTTACATATACCATCGTTCGACCGGGAGGCTTGTTAAATGAGCCTGGAACGGGCAAAGTGCGTATCGCAGAGGATTTAGAGCGTGGGTCGATCCCTCGTGCCGACGTTGCGCAAACAGTTCTTATGTCATTGGCTGCAGATCGTACATTTAATCGCTCGTTTGATTTAGTAGCCGGTGATACAATGATTGCGGAAGCACTGCAATCATTATAA
- a CDS encoding sigma-70 family RNA polymerase sigma factor, producing the protein MELDDVYRLYVNDLYRYLFSLSKDHYTAEDLVQEAFYRAYLQMEDYEIRNIKAWLFKVSYRAFIDYKRKHKRLVISEDVEDMMIHSLQTPETEMLEQESFQLLLEDIHSLREKEKNVLLLCDLHQLSYQEAADVLDMKLNTLKSDLLRGRKKVMKRVKERMARHERR; encoded by the coding sequence GTGGAGCTTGATGACGTATATCGGCTATATGTGAACGATTTATATCGCTATTTGTTTTCCCTTTCAAAGGATCATTATACGGCTGAAGATTTGGTTCAGGAAGCTTTTTACCGGGCTTATTTGCAGATGGAAGACTATGAAATACGAAATATTAAGGCATGGCTTTTTAAAGTAAGCTACCGAGCATTTATTGATTACAAGCGTAAGCACAAACGTCTCGTTATAAGCGAGGATGTAGAAGATATGATGATTCACTCACTGCAAACGCCTGAAACAGAAATGCTCGAGCAGGAGAGCTTTCAACTTTTACTAGAAGATATTCATTCGCTTCGAGAAAAAGAAAAGAACGTCTTATTGTTGTGTGATTTACATCAACTGTCTTATCAAGAAGCTGCAGACGTACTAGATATGAAGTTAAATACGCTAAAAAGTGATCTCTTGAGAGGGAGAAAAAAGGTAATGAAACGAGTAAAAGAAAGGATGGCACGGCATGAAAGACGATGA
- a CDS encoding NUDIX hydrolase produces METEFVRIFDENERPIGVKTRAEVHEKGYWHEAFHCWFVEIMNEQIYIHFQLRSAQKKDYPNLFDITAAGHLLADETVADGVREVKEEIGIEVTLEELISLGTLKYCVTRGALIDKELAHTFLGVNKCSIDQYVLQREEVAGMARVRLEDAEGLWSGTYTSIHIAGYVEDSSGFRRSLAKQVGTEAFVPHDSAFYQEIFIKIREHLHSFIGQKL; encoded by the coding sequence ATGGAAACAGAATTTGTCCGCATTTTTGATGAGAATGAGCGTCCGATTGGTGTAAAAACAAGAGCTGAGGTACATGAAAAAGGGTATTGGCACGAGGCTTTTCACTGCTGGTTCGTCGAAATAATGAACGAGCAGATATACATACATTTTCAGCTCCGTAGCGCACAGAAAAAAGATTATCCGAACCTTTTTGATATTACCGCTGCCGGTCATTTGCTAGCGGACGAAACAGTTGCGGATGGTGTGCGAGAGGTGAAAGAAGAAATTGGAATCGAGGTTACACTAGAGGAACTAATATCTCTCGGTACGTTAAAATATTGCGTAACGAGAGGAGCGTTAATTGATAAGGAGCTTGCCCATACATTTTTGGGTGTGAATAAATGTAGCATCGATCAATACGTACTTCAACGGGAAGAGGTAGCAGGAATGGCAAGAGTTCGATTAGAGGACGCAGAAGGATTATGGAGCGGAACGTACACCTCTATTCATATTGCGGGCTACGTAGAAGACAGTTCCGGTTTTCGACGCAGTTTAGCAAAGCAGGTTGGAACAGAAGCGTTTGTTCCTCATGATTCAGCTTTTTATCAGGAGATTTTTATAAAAATCAGAGAGCATTTACATTCCTTTATCGGTCAAAAGTTGTAG
- a CDS encoding alpha/beta fold hydrolase translates to MGYYVNVEENVNVFVEDIGQGKPVVFIHGWPLSHKMYEYQFNALPAYGYRCIGIDLRGFGKSDRPFDDYSYDRMADDIRAVVDALSLENFALVGFSMGGPICIRYMTRHQGHQANKLVLLGAAAPSFTQRENYPYGSTKEEVDTLIHGMYRDRPKTLSEFGTQFFESNVSEPFKEWFTGLNLEASGHGTIRALEALRDEDLRGELADIQAKTYIFHGKKDQICPFEFATIMHDHIPNSQLIPFEESGHGLFYDELEYFNTKLVEVLLVD, encoded by the coding sequence ATGGGCTATTATGTAAATGTCGAAGAAAACGTAAATGTATTTGTTGAGGATATTGGGCAAGGAAAGCCGGTCGTCTTTATTCACGGTTGGCCACTTAGTCATAAAATGTATGAATATCAGTTCAATGCACTGCCTGCCTATGGCTATCGTTGTATTGGTATTGACCTGAGAGGGTTTGGAAAATCCGATCGTCCGTTTGATGATTATTCATACGATCGAATGGCAGATGATATTCGAGCAGTAGTCGATGCGCTTAGCCTCGAAAACTTTGCGTTAGTTGGCTTCTCTATGGGCGGTCCGATTTGCATCCGTTATATGACAAGACACCAAGGTCATCAAGCAAACAAGCTTGTACTGCTAGGAGCAGCCGCACCGTCCTTCACACAGCGCGAAAACTATCCGTATGGTTCAACGAAAGAAGAAGTTGATACGCTTATTCATGGTATGTATCGCGATCGTCCGAAAACGTTATCGGAATTCGGCACACAGTTTTTCGAAAGCAACGTCAGCGAACCATTTAAAGAATGGTTTACAGGATTAAACCTAGAAGCCTCTGGACACGGAACGATTCGAGCGCTTGAAGCCCTGCGCGATGAAGATTTGCGAGGTGAGCTAGCAGATATCCAAGCAAAAACATATATTTTCCATGGCAAAAAGGATCAAATTTGTCCATTCGAATTTGCGACGATCATGCATGATCATATTCCAAATTCCCAGCTCATTCCTTTTGAAGAAAGCGGTCACGGATTGTTCTACGATGAATTAGAATATTTTAATACAAAATTAGTGGAAGTACTGCTAGTTGATTAA
- a CDS encoding quinone oxidoreductase family protein translates to MKAMMVQELGGPEVLKYVETALPTCGDDEVLMKVEMTSVNFADVKARYGKKGNANLPFIPGLDGVGTVVEVGRNVANVTVGERVVAFPSSGSYAEYAVANQNLTFPLPEGIDLEQAAACPVVGMLSYMLVHKIARVQQGEVVLVHAAAGGVGTTLIQLLKAAGAGTIIGTVGTSNKKAIALEAGADYAINYEEESFMDHVHTLTNGQGVDVVFDSISGVVAEKSLECLQDYGRLVHFGNSSGETGSFMTKQLHASCRSVLGFSLGTTRKKKPHLLQEPAAQLFEALRLGTLTINIGNVFSLDEAALAHEWLESRKSTGKILLRVSQ, encoded by the coding sequence GTGAAAGCAATGATGGTACAGGAGCTAGGTGGACCAGAAGTATTAAAATACGTCGAAACAGCACTTCCTACTTGCGGCGATGACGAAGTACTTATGAAAGTAGAAATGACAAGCGTAAATTTCGCGGACGTAAAAGCTCGGTACGGGAAAAAAGGAAATGCAAATCTTCCCTTTATTCCCGGTCTCGATGGGGTTGGAACGGTTGTGGAAGTCGGAAGAAACGTAGCGAATGTAACGGTTGGAGAGCGCGTTGTCGCATTTCCGAGCAGTGGCAGCTATGCTGAATACGCTGTGGCTAATCAAAATCTTACATTTCCACTACCGGAAGGCATTGATTTGGAACAAGCGGCCGCCTGTCCGGTCGTCGGTATGTTATCGTATATGCTCGTTCATAAGATTGCCCGCGTTCAACAAGGGGAAGTTGTTCTCGTTCACGCAGCCGCTGGAGGAGTAGGAACAACGCTCATTCAGCTGTTAAAAGCGGCTGGTGCTGGTACTATTATAGGTACAGTAGGAACTTCAAATAAGAAGGCAATCGCTCTAGAAGCAGGTGCTGATTATGCCATTAATTACGAGGAAGAATCCTTTATGGACCACGTACATACGCTTACAAATGGACAAGGAGTAGACGTTGTCTTTGACTCCATCTCAGGGGTCGTAGCGGAAAAGAGCTTAGAATGTTTGCAGGATTATGGTCGTCTTGTGCATTTTGGGAATTCAAGCGGAGAGACTGGATCATTCATGACGAAGCAGCTGCATGCGAGCTGCCGCTCCGTTCTTGGCTTTAGCTTAGGCACGACTAGAAAGAAAAAGCCTCACCTTCTACAAGAACCTGCGGCTCAGCTATTTGAAGCTCTTCGTTTAGGTACACTGACTATCAACATTGGAAACGTCTTTTCTCTTGACGAGGCGGCCCTTGCTCACGAATGGCTTGAGAGTAGAAAAAGCACAGGAAAGATCTTGCTGCGCGTCTCACAATAG
- a CDS encoding DUF4385 domain-containing protein, with protein MAFDYSLNFDEINFRKNPEKYRVGRGEQGVLLVEPYKKEILPYWKFKTPKEAQESSEKIYELFLAYKKADDFVGMDMARKFLQMGYTRARRYTNYKGGRKYDESGNQKERQHDEEKAKSAAIFEEKWKVVREDEDYLMKKKEHQKKYG; from the coding sequence ATGGCATTCGATTACTCGTTAAATTTTGATGAAATAAATTTCCGGAAAAATCCCGAAAAATATCGGGTTGGAAGAGGTGAACAAGGAGTTTTACTCGTAGAACCTTACAAAAAAGAGATTTTACCCTACTGGAAATTCAAGACGCCAAAAGAAGCACAAGAATCCTCTGAGAAAATTTATGAGCTATTTTTAGCGTACAAAAAAGCGGATGATTTTGTTGGAATGGACATGGCCAGAAAATTTCTGCAGATGGGGTACACGCGTGCAAGGAGATATACCAACTATAAAGGAGGAAGAAAATACGACGAAAGTGGCAACCAAAAGGAACGTCAGCATGATGAAGAAAAAGCAAAATCAGCGGCTATTTTCGAAGAGAAATGGAAAGTAGTACGTGAGGATGAAGACTATTTGATGAAAAAGAAAGAGCACCAGAAAAAATATGGTTAA
- a CDS encoding anti-sigma factor produces MKDDDKQKNEEELYQQYIKDSTKAFNEKHTLSEESQTQIIKTGRNTARTTNILISLTILLAILPILTLSTYVYYAIGGKAMTLSDVMTNTIYVTQPNIGIEEVGIDHKIGLFSIQFMPEIYKKIGNENYRLGDYSVHFNFSRATEVKKNVMLERTLPKWPSKEDLWIVHPGGGYMVPFSSTDESMKLKGLPDGTMTEAYLSFSTVMNREELEKLLPEDVELRWVAVDTGLEAGQENAEGQTVTPIGYPARVDSENWSPYRGTPAEQAKTFMSMLQFLSKHEETAMMISDVKALDFKQRLSYVKKHGVQLYGAVVTGPTPAIRKLESIKAIRAIKVGEVKLWN; encoded by the coding sequence ATGAAAGACGATGATAAGCAAAAAAATGAAGAGGAGCTTTATCAACAGTATATAAAAGATTCAACAAAAGCATTTAATGAGAAGCATACTTTGTCAGAAGAGAGTCAAACTCAGATTATTAAGACCGGACGAAATACGGCAAGAACAACAAATATCCTTATTAGCCTGACGATTTTGCTTGCTATTTTGCCTATATTAACCCTTAGCACGTACGTGTACTATGCGATAGGTGGAAAAGCGATGACTCTTTCCGATGTGATGACGAATACGATCTATGTCACTCAACCGAATATAGGGATTGAAGAAGTAGGAATTGATCATAAGATTGGGTTGTTTTCCATTCAGTTTATGCCTGAAATCTATAAAAAAATTGGAAATGAAAATTACCGATTAGGCGATTACAGCGTCCATTTTAATTTTAGTCGTGCTACTGAGGTAAAGAAAAATGTCATGCTAGAGCGCACTTTACCAAAATGGCCATCAAAAGAGGATCTCTGGATCGTTCATCCTGGTGGCGGTTATATGGTTCCTTTTTCAAGTACAGATGAGTCTATGAAGTTGAAGGGATTACCCGATGGAACGATGACAGAAGCTTATCTTTCCTTTTCAACCGTCATGAATCGTGAAGAGCTTGAAAAGCTTTTACCAGAAGACGTAGAGCTTCGTTGGGTCGCTGTTGATACAGGTTTAGAAGCAGGGCAGGAGAATGCTGAAGGTCAAACGGTTACACCAATTGGGTATCCGGCTCGTGTTGATAGTGAAAATTGGTCGCCTTATCGCGGAACACCTGCTGAGCAGGCGAAAACTTTTATGAGCATGCTGCAGTTTTTATCTAAGCACGAAGAAACAGCAATGATGATTTCAGATGTGAAGGCTTTGGATTTTAAGCAACGATTATCCTACGTGAAAAAGCACGGTGTCCAACTATATGGAGCAGTCGTAACAGGTCCTACGCCTGCTATTCGAAAATTAGAGTCAATAAAAGCAATACGAGCTATTAAGGTAGGTGAAGTGAAATTATGGAACTGA
- a CDS encoding GNAT family N-acetyltransferase gives MSSCKRITQLNNEELQPLLKESKEDGFRFLQRLWDDYEQGVNCFHEQGEVLMGVYNEEGRLLAIGGINRTDQQSVGRLRRFYVARSQRRKGMGGELLEALIAHATTSYTQLVLFTDTQIGDEFYRSKGFVKTSVASHVTHVLELK, from the coding sequence ATGAGTAGTTGTAAACGTATCACACAATTAAATAATGAAGAGTTGCAGCCTCTCCTAAAAGAAAGTAAAGAAGATGGCTTTCGATTTTTACAGAGGTTATGGGATGACTATGAACAAGGTGTAAACTGCTTTCACGAGCAAGGAGAAGTGTTGATGGGTGTATATAATGAAGAAGGACGTTTACTTGCGATCGGTGGGATAAACCGAACCGATCAGCAAAGTGTTGGCAGACTAAGGAGGTTTTATGTGGCGCGTTCTCAACGTCGCAAAGGAATGGGTGGGGAACTGCTAGAGGCATTAATCGCACATGCTACTACATCCTATACGCAACTCGTTTTGTTTACGGATACACAGATTGGAGATGAATTTTATCGTTCAAAAGGATTTGTGAAAACATCTGTCGCTTCGCACGTTACACACGTCCTTGAACTAAAATGA